One stretch of Rathayibacter festucae DSM 15932 DNA includes these proteins:
- a CDS encoding bifunctional aldolase/short-chain dehydrogenase yields MAASTAAELIARSNRLGADPRNTNYAGGNTSAKGVETDPVTGEPVELLWVKGSGGDLGTLKESGLAVLRMDRLRALVNVYPGVDREDEMVAAFDYTLHGKGGAAPSIDTAMHGLVDAAHVDHLHPDSGIAFATAADGERLTAEAFGGTVAWVPWRRPGFQLGLDIAAIKEANPEVIGAILGGHGITAWGDTSEEAEANSLRIIETASAYIAEHGRPEPFGPALDGYSALPEEERRAKAAALAAHLRSIASHDRPQVGHFTDSAEVLDFLASTEHPRLAALGTSCPDHFLRTKVKPLLVDLPATATVEEIVERLPALHEAYRADYQAYYDAHATPESPAIRGADPLIVLVPGVGMFSYGANKQTARVAGEFYVNAINVMRGAESISTYAPIDEAEKFRIEYWALEEAKLQRMPKPKPLASRIALVTGAASGIGKAIATRLAAEGACVVVADLDLAKAQAAAAELGSTDVAVGVAANVSDAAAVKAAIDTTVLAFGGLDLVVNNAGLSLSKSLFDTTEADWDLQHDVMAKGSFLVSQAAARVLVDQKLGGDIVYISSKNSVFAGPNNIAYSATKADQAHQVRLLAAELGEHGIKVNGINPDGVVRGSGIFASGWGANRAKTYGIDEEDLGAFYAKRTILKREVVPENVANAVFALCTSDFSHTTGLHVPVDAGVAAAFLR; encoded by the coding sequence TACGCGGGCGGCAACACCTCCGCGAAGGGCGTCGAGACCGATCCGGTCACCGGCGAGCCCGTCGAGCTGCTCTGGGTCAAGGGCTCCGGCGGCGACCTCGGCACCCTGAAGGAGTCGGGCCTCGCGGTCCTCCGCATGGACCGCCTCCGCGCGCTCGTGAACGTCTACCCCGGCGTCGACCGCGAGGACGAGATGGTCGCCGCGTTCGACTACACGCTGCACGGCAAGGGCGGCGCCGCCCCCTCGATCGACACCGCGATGCACGGCCTCGTCGACGCCGCGCACGTCGACCACCTGCACCCCGACTCCGGCATCGCCTTCGCGACGGCCGCCGACGGCGAGCGCCTCACCGCGGAGGCCTTCGGCGGCACCGTCGCCTGGGTCCCGTGGCGCCGCCCCGGCTTCCAGCTCGGCCTCGACATCGCCGCGATCAAGGAGGCGAACCCCGAGGTCATCGGTGCGATCCTCGGCGGCCACGGCATCACCGCCTGGGGCGACACCAGCGAGGAGGCGGAGGCGAACTCGCTCCGCATCATCGAGACCGCCAGCGCCTACATCGCCGAGCACGGCCGCCCCGAGCCCTTCGGCCCCGCCCTCGACGGCTACTCCGCCCTGCCCGAGGAGGAGCGCCGCGCCAAGGCCGCCGCCCTCGCCGCCCACCTGCGCTCGATCGCCTCGCACGACCGCCCGCAGGTCGGCCACTTCACCGACTCCGCCGAGGTCCTCGACTTCCTCGCGAGCACCGAGCACCCGCGCCTGGCCGCGCTCGGCACCTCCTGCCCCGACCACTTCCTCCGCACCAAGGTGAAGCCGCTGCTCGTCGACCTGCCGGCCACGGCCACCGTCGAGGAGATCGTCGAGCGCCTCCCCGCGCTGCACGAGGCCTACCGCGCCGACTACCAGGCCTACTACGACGCGCACGCGACGCCCGAGAGCCCCGCGATCCGCGGCGCCGACCCGCTGATCGTGCTCGTGCCGGGCGTGGGCATGTTCTCCTACGGCGCGAACAAGCAGACCGCCCGGGTCGCCGGCGAGTTCTACGTCAACGCGATCAACGTGATGCGCGGCGCCGAGTCGATCTCGACCTACGCGCCGATCGACGAGGCCGAGAAGTTCCGCATCGAGTACTGGGCCCTCGAGGAGGCGAAGCTGCAGCGCATGCCGAAGCCCAAGCCCCTCGCCTCGCGCATCGCGCTGGTGACCGGCGCCGCCTCCGGCATCGGCAAGGCCATCGCCACCCGCCTCGCCGCCGAGGGCGCCTGCGTCGTCGTCGCCGACCTCGATCTCGCCAAGGCGCAGGCCGCGGCCGCCGAGCTCGGCTCGACCGACGTCGCGGTGGGAGTGGCGGCGAACGTCTCCGACGCCGCCGCCGTGAAGGCCGCGATCGACACCACCGTGCTCGCCTTCGGCGGTCTGGACCTGGTGGTCAACAACGCCGGCCTCTCGCTCTCCAAGTCGCTCTTCGACACCACCGAGGCCGACTGGGACCTCCAGCACGACGTGATGGCGAAGGGCTCCTTCCTCGTCTCGCAGGCCGCGGCCCGCGTGCTCGTCGACCAGAAGCTCGGCGGCGACATCGTCTACATCTCCTCGAAGAACTCGGTCTTCGCCGGCCCGAACAACATCGCCTACTCCGCGACCAAGGCCGACCAGGCTCACCAAGTCCGGCTGCTGGCCGCCGAGCTCGGCGAGCACGGCATCAAGGTCAACGGCATCAACCCCGACGGCGTCGTCCGCGGCTCCGGCATCTTCGCCTCCGGCTGGGGCGCGAACCGCGCCAAGACCTACGGCATCGATGAGGAGGACCTGGGCGCGTTCTACGCCAAGCGCACCATCCTCAAGCGCGAGGTCGTCCCCGAGAACGTCGCCAACGCCGTCTTCGCCCTCTGCACCTCGGACTTCTCCCACACGACGGGGCTTCATGTCCCTGTCGACGCTGGAGTCGCGGCGGCGTTCCTGCGATGA
- a CDS encoding alpha-hydroxy acid oxidase yields MVQRQFPKPVELLEYLSFKKPELDGRKRRLDAALTIEDLRSIAKRRTPKAAFDYTDGSAEGEISIARARQAFEDVEFHPQVLRDVAAVDTTATVLGAPSAMPFGIAPTGFTRLMQTEGETAGAGAAAAAGIPFTLSTLGTTSIENVKKANPNGRNWFQLYVMRDREISYGLVERAAKAGYETLFFTVDTPVAGARLRDKRNGFSIPPQLTVGTVLDALPRPWWWFDFLTTQKLEFASLSATGGTVGDLLDLAMDPTISFEDLKVIREMWPGKLVIKGVQSVEDAHKFADFGVDGIVLSNHGGRQLDRAPIPFHLLPEVVREVGTDTEVMVDTGIMNGADIVSSIALGAKFTLIGRAYLYGLMAGGRQGVDRTIAILSDQIVRTMKLLGAHSLEELTPAHVTQLERLQPRPRA; encoded by the coding sequence ATGGTCCAGCGCCAGTTCCCGAAGCCCGTCGAGCTGCTCGAGTACCTCAGCTTCAAGAAGCCCGAGCTCGACGGCCGCAAGCGTCGCCTCGACGCCGCCCTCACCATCGAGGACCTCCGCTCGATCGCGAAGCGCCGCACCCCGAAAGCCGCCTTCGACTACACCGACGGCTCCGCGGAGGGCGAGATCTCGATCGCCCGCGCCCGCCAGGCGTTCGAGGACGTCGAGTTCCACCCCCAGGTGCTCCGCGACGTCGCCGCCGTCGACACCACCGCTACCGTCCTCGGCGCACCCTCCGCCATGCCCTTCGGGATCGCGCCCACCGGCTTCACCCGCCTGATGCAGACCGAGGGCGAGACCGCCGGAGCCGGAGCGGCCGCCGCCGCGGGCATCCCCTTCACCCTCTCCACGCTCGGCACCACCTCGATCGAGAACGTGAAGAAGGCCAACCCGAACGGCCGCAACTGGTTCCAGCTCTACGTCATGCGCGACCGCGAGATCTCCTACGGGCTCGTCGAGCGCGCCGCCAAGGCGGGCTACGAGACCCTCTTCTTCACCGTCGACACGCCCGTCGCCGGCGCCCGCCTGCGCGACAAGCGCAACGGCTTCTCCATTCCGCCCCAGCTCACCGTCGGCACCGTCCTCGACGCACTGCCCCGCCCGTGGTGGTGGTTCGACTTCCTCACCACCCAGAAGCTCGAGTTCGCCTCCCTCAGCGCCACCGGCGGCACCGTCGGCGACCTGCTCGACCTCGCCATGGACCCCACCATCAGCTTCGAGGACCTCAAGGTGATCCGCGAGATGTGGCCCGGCAAGCTCGTCATCAAGGGCGTGCAGAGCGTCGAGGACGCCCACAAGTTCGCCGACTTCGGCGTCGACGGCATCGTCCTCTCCAACCACGGCGGACGCCAGCTCGACCGCGCCCCCATCCCCTTCCACCTGCTGCCCGAGGTCGTCCGCGAGGTCGGCACCGACACCGAGGTCATGGTCGACACCGGCATCATGAACGGCGCCGACATCGTCTCCTCCATCGCTCTCGGCGCGAAGTTCACCCTGATCGGCCGCGCCTACCTCTACGGCCTCATGGCCGGCGGCCGCCAGGGCGTCGACCGCACCATCGCGATCCTCTCCGACCAGATCGTGCGCACCATGAAGCTCCTCGGCGCCCACTCCCTCGAAGAGCTCACCCCGGCCCACGTCACCCAGCTCGAGCGCCTCCAGCCCCGCCCCCGCGCCTGA
- a CDS encoding rhamnulokinase, protein MKAVAAVDLGATSGRVILGYVGHDELRMRHVARFPNQPVRVQEGGESALHWNIFELHRSLTTGLTNALRDEPEVVSIGVDSWAVDYALLRRGRMLGAPYHYRDERTARGVADVHARIGADELYARNGLQHLPFNTLFQLAAERDVLALADQALLVPDLIGYWLTGVAATEITNASTTGLLDPHTRAWDHELLTRLDLPLGILAPLIEPGSRLGSLLPAVAAELGAPAGLGVVAVGSHDTASAVVAVPAAGEDFAYISSGTWSLVGVELEEPVVSLEGRAANFTNEGGVDGRVRFLKNVSGLWLLSESIRTWERSTGEQIDLAELLRQAAAIRGPITTFDPADERFLAPGNMPGRIVEWCVERGLAQPRTRPEFVRSILESLAEAYASTLADAVRLSGKRVRTIHVVGGGSQNELLCQLTADRTGLPVEAGPSEATAIGNIIVQARAQGLVSGSLESLRALVRRAFPPTRYEPRPSSPEKG, encoded by the coding sequence ATGAAGGCCGTCGCGGCGGTCGACCTCGGCGCCACCAGCGGGCGCGTCATCCTCGGCTACGTCGGACACGACGAGCTGCGGATGCGGCACGTCGCGCGCTTCCCGAACCAGCCGGTACGTGTCCAGGAGGGCGGCGAGTCCGCGCTGCACTGGAACATCTTCGAGCTGCACCGCTCGCTGACGACCGGACTGACCAACGCGCTCCGGGACGAGCCCGAGGTCGTCTCGATCGGCGTCGACTCCTGGGCCGTCGACTACGCCCTGCTGCGCCGGGGCCGGATGCTCGGCGCGCCGTACCACTACCGCGACGAGCGGACCGCGCGCGGCGTCGCCGACGTGCACGCGCGGATCGGCGCGGACGAGCTCTACGCGCGCAACGGACTGCAGCACCTCCCCTTCAACACGCTGTTCCAGCTCGCCGCCGAGCGCGACGTGCTCGCCCTCGCCGACCAGGCGCTGCTCGTCCCGGACCTGATCGGCTACTGGCTGACCGGTGTCGCCGCGACCGAGATCACCAACGCCTCCACCACGGGTCTGCTCGACCCGCACACCCGCGCGTGGGACCACGAGCTCCTCACGCGCCTCGATCTGCCGCTCGGGATCCTCGCGCCCCTGATCGAGCCGGGCTCCCGGCTCGGCTCGCTCCTGCCCGCCGTCGCCGCCGAGCTCGGCGCCCCGGCCGGGCTCGGCGTCGTCGCCGTCGGCTCGCACGACACGGCCTCGGCCGTCGTCGCCGTGCCGGCCGCTGGCGAGGACTTCGCGTACATCTCCAGTGGCACCTGGTCGCTCGTCGGCGTCGAACTCGAGGAGCCGGTGGTCTCGCTGGAGGGTCGGGCCGCCAACTTCACCAACGAGGGCGGCGTCGACGGGCGAGTCCGATTCCTGAAGAACGTCTCCGGCCTCTGGCTGCTCTCCGAGTCGATCCGCACCTGGGAGCGCAGCACCGGCGAGCAGATCGACCTCGCCGAGCTGCTGCGCCAGGCCGCGGCGATCCGCGGACCGATCACGACCTTCGACCCGGCCGACGAGCGCTTCCTCGCCCCCGGCAACATGCCCGGCCGGATCGTCGAGTGGTGCGTCGAGCGCGGTCTCGCGCAGCCGCGCACCCGGCCCGAGTTCGTCCGCTCGATCCTGGAGTCGCTCGCCGAGGCCTACGCGAGCACCCTCGCCGACGCCGTCCGGCTGAGCGGCAAGCGGGTCCGCACGATCCACGTCGTCGGCGGCGGCTCGCAGAACGAGCTGCTCTGCCAGCTGACCGCCGACCGCACCGGGCTCCCGGTCGAGGCCGGTCCCAGCGAGGCCACGGCGATCGGGAACATCATCGTCCAGGCCCGCGCGCAGGGTCTCGTCTCCGGCTCGCTCGAGTCGCTGCGCGCGCTCGTGCGCCGGGCGTTCCCGCCGACGCGCTACGAACCCCGTCCCTCCTCCCCCGAGAAAGGCTGA